The proteins below come from a single Papaver somniferum cultivar HN1 chromosome 11, ASM357369v1, whole genome shotgun sequence genomic window:
- the LOC113324318 gene encoding uncharacterized protein LOC113324318, with product MRRGHRASSPFSNKPQQKQPQEDDNESAHQDSTKLALKEIRFRGHPDTIRITKKKELDPPDTSVKKKLEERLPNDQHSSEDNDEQIYVPNKSRWLRICLDKWGVKDDDALRSQVRAAVCKADVTVVAHGKLSTVSVKQSMFPEDYEDHEKAFQVILDILSDISQLKSCGLPWFHVGYGGRNEAAYLVAQLGEDKELKLKEIGESEDLWNTIHEEVFGQYIKMPW from the exons ATGAGGCGGGGACACAGAGCATCTAGCCCT TTCTCCAACAAGCCCCAGCAAAAACAACCacaagaagatgataatgaatCAGCACACCAAGACAGCACTAAGCTCGCACTTAAAGAAATACGGTTCCGCGGACATCCAGATACTATACGTATAACTAAGAAGAAAGAGCTGGATCCTCCTGATACCTCAGTGAAGAAGAAACTTGAAGAGCGCCTCCCCAATGATCAACATAGTTCTGAGGATAATGACGAACAAATTTACGTTCCAAATAAATCTCGTTGGTTGAGGATATGCTTGGATAAATGGGGAGTGAAAGATGATGATGCTCTTAGATCTCAAGTGAGAGCTGCAG tctgcaaagcagatgtTACTGTAGTGGCACATGGGAAGTTGTCGACAGTCTCTGTAAAACAATCCATGTTTCCAGAAGACTATGAAGACcatgaaaaggcttttcaagtcATCCtagatattttatcggatatctCCCAACTCAAGAGTTGTGGTCTTCCTTGGTTCCATGTGGGTTATGGTGGAAGGAACGAAGCTGCATATCTTGTCGCGCAGCTTGGAGAAGATAAAGAGTTGAAACTAAAGGAAATTGGTGAATCGGAGGATTTATGGAATACTATCCATGAAGAAGTCTTTGGTCAATATATCAAGATGCCATGGTAG
- the LOC113323304 gene encoding 50S ribosomal protein L1, chloroplastic-like encodes MASSFSSPTLTYASSAVVLSSSSYSEITSSLSFLKSEPVFLSSSLKSFAICNNYICPSVAKKNGIIRKTSCNWIQNPCSIIRPGKTSSNFVAAAVAEADAEVAEDNVNEEEEEDVEGSPKVVVSATPSKPKKGKAALPLKRDRTRSKRFLEIQKLRDDKKEYDLPAAISLLKQMAQTKYIETAEAHFRLNIDPKYNDQQLRATVSLPKGTGQTVKIAVLTQGEKVDEAKSAGADIVGGEDLIEQIKGGFMEFDKLIASPDMMPKVAALGKILGPRGLMPNPKAGTVTADIPQAISEFKKGKVEFRADKTGIVHIPFGKADFSEEDLLINLLATVKSVEVNKPTGAKGVYWKSAFICSSMGPSLRLNIREMLDFKLSSA; translated from the exons ATggcatcttcattttcttctccaaCACTAACTTATGCCTCTTCTGCagttgttttatcttcttcttcttactcgGAGATAACCTCATCACTTTCTTTCTTAAAATCAGAACCAgttttcttatcttcttctctaaAGAGTTTCGCTATCTGTAATAATTACATTTGCCCTTCAGTTGCAAAGAAGAATGGGATTATTAGAAAAACATCATGTAATTGGATTCAAAATCCATGTTCAATCATAAGACCAGGCAAAACTTCATCAAATTTCGTAGCTGCAGCTGTTGCTGAAGCTGATGCAGAAGTAGCTGAGGATAATGTCaatgaggaagaggaggaggatgtGGAAGGGTCTCCAAAGGTTGTTGTTTCCGCAACTCCTTCCAAGCCTAAGAAAGGAAAAGCGGCATTACCTCTCAAGAGAGATAGA ACAAGGTCCAAGAGATTTTTGGAAATTCAAAAGCTAAGGGACGACAAAAAGGAGTATGACTTGCCTGCTGCGATATCTCTGCTGAAGCAAATGGCCCAAACTAAATACATAGAGACCGCCGAAGCCCATTTTCGTCTGAACATTGACCCAAAATACAATGACCAGCAGCTGAGGGCAACG GTTAGTTTGCCCAAGGGAACTGGTCAGACTGTTAAAATTGCTGTTCTCACTCAAG GTGAAAAGGTCGATGAAGCAAAAAGTGCAGGAGCTGATATAGTTGGTGGGGAGGACTTGATAGAACAGATCAAGGGAGGATTTATGGAGTTCGATAAGTTGATAGCTTCCCCAGATATGATGCCTAAG GTTGCTGCACTTGGAAAGATATTGGGACCAAGGGGGCTGATGCCAAATCCCAAAGCTGGTACTGTGACAGCTGATATACCTCAG gCTATATCAGAGTTCAAGAAAGGAAAGGTTGAATTCAGAGCTGATAAAACTGGAATAGTTCATATACCTTTTGGAAAGGCAGACTTTTCTGAAGAAGATCTTCTCATAAACTTGCTTGCTACAGTG AAATCTGTGGAAGTAAACAAGCCAACAGGTGCTAAAGGAGTGTACTGGAAAAGTGCGTTTATTTGCTCCTCAATGGGCCCTTCTCTTCGGCTTAATATTAGGGAAATGCTTGATTTCAAGCTTTCCAGTGCTTAA